The following coding sequences lie in one Streptomyces sp. NBC_00510 genomic window:
- the tuf gene encoding elongation factor Tu, with amino-acid sequence MAKAKFERTKPHVNIGTIGHIDHGKTTLTAAITKVLHDAYPDLNPFTPFDQIDKAPEERQRGITISIAHVEYQTDARHYAHVDCPGHADYIKNMITGAAQMDGAILVVAATDGPMPQTKEHVLLARQVGVPYIVVALNKADMVDDEEILELVELEVRELLSEYEFPGDDLPVVRVSALKALEGDKEWGEKLLGLMKAVDEAVPTPERDVDKPFLMPIEDVFTITGRGTVVTGRIERGILKVNETVDIIGIKTEKTTTTVTGIEMFRKLLDEGQAGENVGLLLRGIKREDVERGQVIIKPGTVTPHTDFEAQAYILSKDEGGRHTPFFNNYRPQFYFRTTDVTGVVTLPEGTEMVMPGDNTAMTVALIQPIAMEEGLKFAIREGGRTVGAGQVTKILK; translated from the coding sequence GTGGCGAAGGCGAAGTTCGAGCGGACTAAGCCGCACGTCAACATCGGCACCATCGGTCACATCGACCACGGTAAGACCACTCTTACCGCTGCGATCACCAAGGTGCTGCACGACGCGTACCCGGACCTGAACCCCTTCACGCCGTTCGACCAGATCGACAAGGCGCCGGAGGAGCGGCAGCGCGGTATCACCATCTCCATCGCGCACGTCGAGTACCAGACGGACGCGCGTCACTACGCGCACGTCGACTGCCCGGGTCACGCGGACTACATCAAGAACATGATCACCGGTGCCGCGCAGATGGACGGCGCCATCCTCGTGGTCGCCGCCACCGACGGTCCGATGCCGCAGACCAAGGAGCACGTGCTCCTGGCCCGCCAGGTCGGCGTTCCCTACATCGTCGTCGCCCTGAACAAGGCCGACATGGTGGACGACGAGGAGATCCTGGAGCTCGTCGAGCTCGAGGTCCGTGAGCTGCTCTCCGAGTACGAGTTCCCGGGCGACGACCTGCCGGTCGTCCGCGTCTCCGCGCTGAAGGCGCTGGAGGGCGACAAGGAGTGGGGCGAGAAGCTCCTCGGCCTGATGAAGGCCGTGGACGAGGCCGTCCCCACCCCCGAGCGCGACGTCGACAAGCCGTTCCTGATGCCGATCGAGGACGTCTTCACGATCACCGGTCGTGGCACCGTCGTCACCGGTCGTATCGAGCGCGGCATCCTCAAGGTCAACGAGACCGTCGACATCATCGGCATCAAGACCGAGAAGACCACCACCACGGTCACCGGCATCGAGATGTTCCGCAAGCTGCTCGACGAGGGCCAGGCCGGTGAGAACGTCGGTCTGCTGCTCCGCGGCATCAAGCGCGAGGACGTCGAGCGCGGCCAGGTCATCATCAAGCCGGGTACGGTCACGCCGCACACCGACTTCGAGGCCCAGGCCTACATCCTGTCGAAGGACGAGGGTGGTCGTCACACCCCGTTCTTCAACAACTACCGCCCGCAGTTCTACTTCCGTACCACGGACGTGACCGGCGTCGTGACCCTCCCCGAGGGCACCGAGATGGTCATGCCGGGCGACAACACCGCCATGACGGTCGCGCTGATCCAGCCGATCGCCATGGAGGAGGGCCTGAAGTTCGCCATCCGCGAGGGTGGCCGGACCGTCGGCGCCGGCCAGGTCACCAAGATCCTGAAGTAA
- the fusA gene encoding elongation factor G — protein MATTSLDLARVRNIGIMAHIDAGKTTTTERILFYTGVSYKIGEVHDGAATMDWMEQEQERGITITSAATTCHWPLENVDHTINIIDTPGHVDFTVEVERSLRVLDGAVTVFDGVAGVEPQSETVWRQADRYGVPRICFVNKLDRTGAEFHRCVDMIVDRLGAVPLVMQLPIGAEADFKGVVDLVQMKALVWSAEATKGEMYDVVDIPDTHTEAADEWRGKLLEAVAENDEEMMELYLEGTEPSQEQLMAAIRRITLASKGGAGSVTVTPVFCGTAFKNKGVQPLLDAVVRYLPSPLDVEAIEGHAVGDAEQIIKRKPSDDEPFSGLAFKIMSDPHLGKLTFVRVYSGRLESGSSVLNSVKGKKERIGKIYRMHANKREEIDSVGAGDIVAVMGLKQTTTGETLSDDKNPVILESMDFPAPVIQVAIEPKSKGDQEKLGVAIQRLSEEDPSFQVHSDEETGQTIIGGMGELHLEVLVDRMKREFKVEANVGKPQVAYRETIRKAVERIDYTHKKQTGGTGQFAKVQIALEPLEGGDASYEFVNKVTGGRIPREYIPSVDSGAQEAMKFGILAGYEMVGVRVTLLDGGYHEVDSSELAFKIAGSQAFKEGARKASPVLLEPMMAVEVTTPEESMGDVIGDLNSRRGQIQAMEERSGARVVKGLVPLSEMFGYVGDLRSKTSGRASYSMQFDSYAEVPKNVAEEIIAKAKGE, from the coding sequence ATGGCTACCACTTCACTTGACCTGGCCAGGGTCCGCAACATCGGGATCATGGCCCACATCGACGCGGGCAAGACGACGACCACCGAGCGGATCCTGTTCTACACCGGTGTCTCGTACAAGATCGGCGAAGTCCACGACGGCGCTGCCACCATGGACTGGATGGAGCAGGAGCAGGAGCGCGGCATCACGATCACGTCGGCCGCGACGACCTGCCACTGGCCGCTGGAGAACGTCGACCACACCATCAACATCATCGACACCCCGGGTCACGTCGACTTCACCGTCGAGGTGGAGCGCTCGCTGCGCGTGCTCGACGGTGCCGTGACGGTGTTCGACGGTGTCGCCGGTGTCGAGCCGCAGTCCGAGACCGTCTGGCGTCAGGCGGACCGCTACGGTGTGCCGCGTATCTGCTTCGTCAACAAGCTCGACCGCACCGGTGCCGAGTTCCACCGCTGCGTCGACATGATCGTGGACCGCCTCGGTGCGGTTCCACTGGTCATGCAGCTGCCGATCGGTGCCGAGGCCGACTTCAAGGGCGTGGTCGACCTCGTCCAGATGAAGGCCCTCGTGTGGTCCGCCGAGGCCACCAAGGGCGAGATGTACGACGTCGTCGACATCCCGGACACCCACACCGAGGCCGCCGACGAGTGGCGCGGCAAGCTGCTCGAGGCCGTCGCCGAGAACGACGAGGAGATGATGGAGCTGTACCTGGAGGGCACCGAGCCCAGCCAGGAGCAGCTGATGGCGGCCATCCGCCGCATCACCCTCGCCTCCAAGGGCGGCGCGGGCTCCGTCACCGTCACCCCGGTGTTCTGCGGAACCGCGTTCAAGAACAAGGGCGTCCAGCCCCTGCTCGACGCGGTCGTGCGTTACCTGCCGTCGCCGCTGGACGTCGAGGCCATCGAGGGCCACGCCGTCGGCGACGCCGAGCAGATCATCAAGCGCAAGCCCTCCGACGACGAGCCCTTCTCCGGCCTCGCGTTCAAGATCATGAGCGACCCGCACCTCGGCAAGCTCACCTTCGTCCGGGTGTACTCGGGCCGCCTGGAGTCCGGCAGTTCCGTGCTGAACTCCGTCAAGGGCAAGAAGGAGCGCATCGGCAAGATCTACCGCATGCACGCGAACAAGCGTGAGGAGATCGACTCGGTGGGCGCCGGCGACATCGTCGCCGTCATGGGCCTGAAGCAGACCACCACCGGTGAGACGCTGTCCGACGACAAGAACCCGGTGATCCTGGAGTCCATGGACTTCCCGGCTCCGGTCATCCAGGTCGCGATCGAGCCCAAGTCCAAGGGTGACCAGGAGAAGCTGGGTGTCGCCATCCAGCGTCTCTCGGAGGAGGACCCCTCCTTCCAGGTCCACTCGGACGAGGAGACCGGCCAGACGATCATCGGCGGCATGGGCGAACTGCACCTCGAGGTGCTGGTCGACCGCATGAAGCGCGAGTTCAAGGTCGAGGCGAACGTGGGCAAGCCCCAGGTCGCCTACCGCGAGACCATCCGCAAGGCGGTCGAGCGGATCGACTACACGCACAAGAAGCAGACCGGCGGTACCGGCCAGTTCGCGAAGGTGCAGATCGCGCTGGAGCCGCTGGAGGGCGGAGACGCCTCCTACGAGTTCGTCAACAAGGTCACCGGTGGCCGCATCCCCCGCGAGTACATCCCGTCGGTGGACTCCGGTGCCCAGGAGGCCATGAAGTTCGGCATCCTGGCCGGCTACGAGATGGTCGGCGTCCGCGTCACCCTTCTCGACGGTGGCTACCACGAGGTCGACTCCTCCGAGCTGGCGTTCAAGATCGCCGGTTCGCAGGCCTTCAAGGAGGGCGCCCGCAAGGCGAGCCCCGTCCTCCTCGAGCCGATGATGGCCGTCGAGGTCACCACGCCCGAGGAGTCCATGGGCGACGTCATCGGCGACCTCAACTCCCGCCGTGGCCAGATCCAGGCCATGGAGGAGCGCAGTGGTGCCCGGGTCGTCAAGGGCCTGGTACCGCTGTCGGAGATGTTCGGCTACGTCGGCGACCTCCGCAGCAAGACGTCGGGTCGCGCGAGCTACTCGATGCAGTTCGACTCCTACGCCGAGGTTCCCAAGAACGTCGCCGAGGAGATCATCGCGAAGGCCAAGGGCGAGTAA
- the rpsG gene encoding 30S ribosomal protein S7, whose protein sequence is MPRKGPAPKRPVIIDPVYGSPLVTSLVNKILLHGKRSTAERIVYGALEGLREKTGQDPVITLKRALENVKPSLEVKSRRVGGATYQVPIEVRPGRANTLALRWLVGYSRARREKTMTERLMNELMDASNGLGAAVKRREDTHKMAESNKAFAHYRW, encoded by the coding sequence ATGCCTCGTAAGGGCCCCGCCCCGAAGCGCCCGGTCATCATCGACCCGGTCTACGGTTCTCCTCTGGTGACGTCGCTCGTCAACAAGATCCTGCTGCACGGCAAGCGCTCCACCGCCGAGCGCATCGTGTACGGCGCCCTCGAGGGCCTGCGCGAGAAGACCGGGCAGGACCCGGTCATCACGCTCAAGCGCGCCCTGGAGAACGTCAAGCCCTCCCTGGAGGTCAAGTCCCGCCGTGTCGGTGGCGCGACCTACCAGGTGCCGATCGAGGTCCGCCCCGGCCGTGCCAACACCCTGGCGCTGCGCTGGCTGGTGGGTTACTCCCGCGCCCGCCGCGAGAAGACCATGACCGAGCGTCTGATGAACGAGCTGATGGACGCCAGCAACGGTCTGGGCGCCGCGGTGAAGCGTCGCGAGGACACCCACAAGATGGCCGAGTCCAACAAGGCCTTCGCGCACTACCGCTGGTAG
- the rpsL gene encoding 30S ribosomal protein S12, translated as MPTIQQLVRKGRQDKVEKNKTPALKGSPQRRGVCTRVYTTTPKKPNSALRKVARVRLTSGIEVTAYIPGEGHNLQEHSIVLVRGGRVKDLPGVRYKIIRGSLDTQGVKNRKQARSRYGAKKEK; from the coding sequence GTGCCTACGATCCAGCAGCTGGTCCGAAAGGGCCGGCAGGACAAGGTCGAGAAGAACAAGACGCCCGCACTGAAGGGTTCCCCTCAGCGCCGCGGCGTCTGCACGCGCGTCTACACGACCACCCCGAAGAAGCCGAACTCTGCCCTGCGTAAGGTCGCGCGTGTGCGACTGACCAGCGGCATCGAGGTCACCGCTTACATCCCGGGTGAGGGTCACAACCTGCAGGAGCACTCCATCGTGCTCGTGCGTGGTGGTCGTGTGAAGGACCTGCCGGGTGTTCGCTACAAGATCATCCGCGGTTCGCTCGACACCCAGGGTGTCAAGAACCGCAAGCAGGCCCGCAGCCGCTACGGCGCCAAGAAGGAGAAGTAA
- a CDS encoding DUF1707 and DUF4190 domain-containing protein, whose product MRAANDDRERTVDVLKAAFTEGRLTQPEFEDRVGLAYQAVTYQELYGLTADIPRPRRLPAPPPPVNAKAVASLVCGAVGMFGLVIPGIPAVVLGHMARREIRRTGERGDALAVCGLVMGYLLTAFTVAITAIVVMVVVAVSHG is encoded by the coding sequence ATGCGGGCTGCGAACGATGATCGCGAGCGTACGGTGGACGTGCTCAAGGCTGCGTTCACCGAAGGGCGGTTGACCCAGCCGGAGTTCGAGGACCGGGTGGGGCTGGCCTACCAGGCGGTGACGTACCAGGAGCTGTACGGACTCACCGCGGACATCCCGCGCCCACGCCGGCTCCCCGCGCCCCCGCCGCCGGTCAACGCCAAGGCGGTCGCCTCACTGGTCTGCGGCGCGGTGGGCATGTTCGGACTGGTGATCCCCGGGATACCGGCCGTGGTGCTGGGGCACATGGCGCGCCGGGAGATCCGGCGCACGGGCGAGCGGGGCGACGCGCTCGCGGTGTGCGGACTGGTGATGGGATACCTTCTGACCGCGTTCACGGTCGCGATCACGGCGATCGTCGTTATGGTGGTAGTGGCGGTCAGTCACGGCTGA
- a CDS encoding DNA-directed RNA polymerase subunit beta', translating into MLDVNFFDELRIGLATADDIRQWSHGEVKKPETINYRTLKPEKDGLFCEKIFGPTRDWECYCGKYKRVRFKGIICERCGVEVTRAKVRRERMGHIELAAPVTHIWYFKGVPSRLGYLLDLAPKDLEKVIYFAAYMITWVDDERRTRDLPSLEAQVSVERQQVEQRRDSDIESRQKKLEADLGELEAEGAKSDVRRKVREGAEREMKQLRDRAQRELDRLDEVWSRFKNLKVQDLEGDELLYRELRERFGTYFQGSMGAAALQKRLESFDLDEEAAKLREIIRTGKGQKKTRALKRLKVVSAFLQTTNKPQGMVLDCVPVIPPDLRPMVQLDGGRFATSDLNDLYRRVINRNNRLKRLLDLGAPEIIVNNEKRMLQEAVDALFDNGRRGRPVTGPGNRPLKSLSDMLKGKQGRFRQNLLGKRVDYSARSVIVVGPQLKLHQCGLPKAMALELFKPFVMKRLVDLNHAQNIKSAKRMVERGRTVVYDVLEEVIAEHPVLLNRAPTLHRLGIQAFEPQLVEGKAIQIHPLVCTAFNADFDGDQMAVHLPLSAEAQAEARILMLSSNNILKPADGRPVTMPTQDMVLGLFFLTTDAEERELRGEGRAFGSTAEAIMAFDARELSLQSRIDIRFPIGTVPPRGWTPPADVEGEEPWQLGDSFRLNTTLGRALFNELLPEDYPFVDYPVGKKQLSEIVNDLAERYPKVIVAATLDNLKASGFHWATRSGVTVAISDVVVPEAKKAIIAGYEAQDEKVQKQYERGLITKDERTQELIAIWTKATNEVAEAMNANFPKTNPIFMMVDSGARGNMMQMRQIAGMRGLVSNAKNETIPRPIKASFREGLTVLEYFISTHGARKGLADTALRTADSGYLTRRLVDVSQDVIIREEDCGTERGLKLAIAERSEDGSLRKTDDVETSVYARCLAEDVVVDGKVLATAGTDLGDVLIEQLIHNGVEEVKTRSVLTCESAVGTCAMCYGRSLATGKLVDIGEAVGIIAAQSIGEPGTQLTMRTFHTGGVAGDDITQGLPRVVELFEARTPKGVAPISEAAGRIRIEETEKTKKIVITPDDGAEEIAYPISKRARLLVGEGDHVEVGEKLTVGATNPHDVLRILGQRAVQVHLVGEVQKVYNSQGVSIHDKHIEIIIRQMLRRVTIIESGDAELLPGELVERGRFETENRRVVAEGGHPASGRPQLMGITKASLATESWLSAASFQETTRVLTDAAIHAKSDSLLGLKENVIIGKLIPAGTGLSRYRNIRVEPTEEAKAAMYSAVGYDDIDYSPFGTGSGQAVPLEDYDYGPYNG; encoded by the coding sequence GTGCTCGACGTCAACTTCTTCGACGAGCTGCGGATCGGCCTTGCGACCGCGGACGACATCCGACAGTGGTCCCATGGCGAGGTCAAGAAGCCTGAGACCATCAACTACCGCACCCTGAAGCCCGAGAAGGACGGACTCTTCTGCGAGAAGATCTTCGGCCCCACCCGGGACTGGGAGTGCTACTGCGGCAAGTACAAGCGTGTCCGCTTCAAGGGCATCATCTGTGAGCGCTGCGGCGTCGAGGTCACTCGCGCCAAGGTGCGTCGTGAGCGGATGGGCCACATCGAGCTGGCCGCCCCCGTGACCCACATCTGGTACTTCAAGGGCGTTCCGTCGCGGCTGGGCTACCTGCTCGACCTCGCCCCGAAGGACCTCGAGAAGGTCATCTACTTCGCCGCCTACATGATCACGTGGGTGGACGACGAGCGTCGTACCCGCGACCTGCCCTCGCTGGAGGCCCAGGTCTCCGTGGAGCGTCAGCAGGTCGAGCAGCGCCGTGACTCCGACATCGAGTCCCGGCAGAAGAAGCTCGAGGCAGACCTCGGCGAGCTGGAGGCCGAGGGCGCCAAGTCCGACGTGCGCCGCAAGGTGCGCGAGGGCGCCGAGCGGGAGATGAAGCAGCTGCGCGACCGCGCCCAGCGCGAGCTGGACCGGCTCGACGAGGTGTGGTCCCGCTTCAAGAACCTCAAGGTCCAGGACCTGGAGGGTGACGAGCTGCTCTACCGCGAGCTGCGGGAGCGCTTCGGCACCTACTTCCAGGGTTCGATGGGTGCCGCGGCGCTGCAGAAGCGCCTGGAGTCCTTCGACCTCGACGAGGAGGCCGCCAAGCTCCGCGAGATCATCCGTACCGGCAAGGGCCAGAAGAAGACCCGTGCGCTCAAGCGCCTCAAGGTCGTCTCCGCCTTCCTGCAGACCACCAACAAGCCCCAGGGCATGGTGCTGGACTGCGTCCCGGTGATCCCGCCGGACCTGCGTCCGATGGTGCAGCTGGACGGTGGCCGCTTCGCGACCTCCGACCTGAACGACCTGTACCGCCGCGTCATCAACCGCAACAACCGCCTCAAGCGCCTCCTCGACCTCGGTGCCCCCGAGATCATCGTGAACAACGAGAAGCGCATGCTCCAGGAGGCCGTCGACGCGCTCTTCGACAACGGCCGTCGTGGTCGCCCGGTCACGGGCCCCGGCAACCGTCCGCTGAAGTCGCTGTCCGACATGCTCAAGGGCAAGCAGGGCCGGTTCCGTCAGAACCTGCTCGGCAAGCGCGTCGACTACTCGGCCCGTTCGGTCATCGTCGTCGGCCCGCAGCTCAAGCTGCACCAGTGCGGTCTTCCCAAGGCCATGGCGCTGGAGCTCTTCAAGCCGTTCGTGATGAAGCGCCTGGTGGACCTGAACCACGCGCAGAACATCAAGTCGGCCAAGCGCATGGTCGAGCGCGGCCGCACGGTCGTGTACGACGTGCTCGAAGAGGTCATCGCCGAGCACCCGGTGCTGCTGAACCGGGCGCCGACCCTGCACCGTCTCGGCATCCAGGCCTTCGAGCCGCAGCTGGTCGAGGGCAAGGCCATCCAGATCCACCCGCTCGTCTGCACCGCGTTCAACGCGGACTTCGACGGTGACCAGATGGCCGTGCACCTGCCGCTGTCCGCGGAGGCGCAGGCCGAGGCCCGCATCCTGATGCTGTCCTCGAACAACATCCTCAAGCCCGCCGACGGCCGTCCGGTGACGATGCCGACGCAGGACATGGTCCTGGGTCTGTTCTTCCTCACCACGGACGCGGAGGAGCGCGAGCTCCGGGGCGAGGGCCGGGCGTTCGGCTCGACCGCCGAGGCGATCATGGCCTTCGACGCGCGCGAGCTCTCGCTCCAGTCGCGGATCGACATCCGGTTCCCGATCGGCACCGTCCCGCCGCGTGGCTGGACCCCGCCGGCGGACGTCGAGGGCGAGGAGCCCTGGCAGCTGGGCGACTCCTTCCGGCTGAACACGACCCTGGGCCGTGCGCTCTTCAACGAGCTGCTGCCCGAGGACTACCCGTTCGTGGACTACCCGGTGGGCAAGAAGCAGCTCTCCGAGATCGTCAACGACCTCGCCGAGCGCTACCCGAAGGTCATCGTGGCGGCGACGCTCGACAACCTGAAGGCGTCCGGTTTCCACTGGGCGACCCGTTCCGGTGTCACCGTGGCCATCTCCGACGTCGTCGTGCCCGAGGCCAAGAAGGCCATCATCGCGGGCTACGAGGCACAGGACGAGAAGGTCCAGAAGCAGTACGAGCGCGGTCTGATCACCAAGGACGAGCGCACGCAGGAGCTCATCGCGATCTGGACCAAGGCGACCAACGAGGTCGCCGAGGCGATGAACGCGAACTTCCCGAAGACCAACCCGATCTTCATGATGGTCGACTCGGGTGCCCGCGGAAACATGATGCAGATGCGTCAGATCGCGGGTATGCGTGGCCTGGTGTCCAACGCGAAGAACGAGACCATCCCGCGGCCGATCAAGGCGTCGTTCCGCGAGGGTCTCACCGTGCTGGAGTACTTCATCTCCACCCACGGTGCCCGTAAGGGTCTCGCGGACACCGCTCTGCGTACCGCCGACTCCGGTTACCTGACGCGTCGTCTGGTCGACGTCTCCCAGGACGTCATCATCCGCGAGGAGGACTGCGGCACCGAGCGCGGCCTCAAGCTGGCGATCGCCGAGCGCTCCGAGGACGGTTCGCTGCGCAAGACGGACGACGTCGAGACCAGCGTGTACGCGCGCTGCCTCGCCGAGGACGTCGTGGTGGACGGCAAGGTGCTGGCCACCGCCGGCACCGACCTCGGCGACGTGCTCATCGAGCAGCTCATCCACAACGGCGTCGAGGAGGTCAAGACCCGCTCGGTCCTGACCTGCGAGTCCGCGGTGGGCACCTGCGCGATGTGCTACGGCCGTTCGCTCGCGACCGGCAAGCTGGTGGACATCGGTGAGGCGGTCGGCATCATCGCCGCCCAGTCCATCGGTGAGCCCGGCACCCAGCTGACGATGCGTACCTTCCACACCGGTGGTGTGGCCGGTGACGACATCACGCAGGGTCTGCCGCGTGTCGTCGAGCTCTTCGAGGCGCGTACCCCCAAGGGTGTCGCCCCGATCTCGGAGGCGGCGGGCCGCATCCGGATCGAGGAGACCGAGAAGACCAAGAAGATCGTCATCACCCCGGACGACGGTGCCGAGGAGATCGCCTACCCGATCTCCAAGCGTGCCCGGCTGCTGGTGGGCGAGGGCGACCACGTCGAGGTCGGCGAGAAGCTGACCGTGGGTGCCACCAACCCGCACGACGTGCTGCGCATCCTGGGTCAGCGGGCCGTCCAGGTCCACCTGGTCGGGGAAGTCCAGAAGGTCTACAACTCGCAGGGCGTGTCGATCCACGACAAGCACATCGAGATCATCATCCGGCAGATGCTCCGCCGGGTGACGATCATCGAGTCCGGCGACGCGGAGCTGCTGCCGGGCGAGCTGGTCGAGCGCGGCCGCTTCGAGACCGAGAACCGTCGGGTCGTGGCGGAGGGTGGCCACCCGGCCTCCGGCCGTCCGCAGCTGATGGGTATCACCAAGGCCTCGCTGGCCACCGAGTCCTGGCTGTCGGCCGCCTCCTTCCAGGAGACGACCCGAGTCCTCACCGACGCGGCGATCCACGCCAAGTCCGACTCGCTGCTGGGCCTCAAGGAGAACGTCATCATCGGCAAGCTCATCCCGGCCGGTACGGGTCTGTCCCGCTACCGCAACATCCGGGTCGAGCCGACCGAGGAGGCCAAGGCCGCGATGTACTCGGCCGTCGGCTACGACGACATCGACTACAGCCCGTTCGGCACCGGCTCCGGCCAGGCCGTCCCGCTGGAGGACTACGACTACGGCCCGTACAACGGCTGA